In Acidobacteriota bacterium, a single genomic region encodes these proteins:
- a CDS encoding tetratricopeptide repeat protein, whose amino-acid sequence MADTARRRAPSEARSRNVLAFDGRGLLLVALLAVVPYLLLPPNGFHSDARKVVPANEVVQEGALAEIFTTDFWGLPMDAPYATRSYRPLVSLSYALTVRVFGNSPRPFHLVDMGLHAGVSVLVALLIGLIGGARRWAIPLAVVYAVHPVLSEAVCSFVGRADIMAAAGILGALLLHHKALGHPRRWWLETAAAACLAAALLSKEYAVAAPFMLLVADLARLSRGSTSAELRGQMRTAWIVAFGILGAYLGLRYTLAGALGGVPMIGAGDMPLYDKSLAVRWSTAAWLLIPALRLMLLPWSLNYFYGKGTLPLAEGFGDPKALAGVALVVVAGWLAFRAARHEKTPAPALAAALVFFPLGVTLNTVSLSGVLFAERFLYLPLAGVLLAAGVGLERGVITARARKGVLFLLMIVVTVFAVRTTGRVQQWAKVSRLIEASLASYPDSANANFEMGLVLANPGNPQRDLERAVEHFRHSLAIEDRRPQVWTNYARALGELGRWDEAVAARRKAIDLSPGDVEPLWRWLGEAELKTGHLQRAIQAFRRARELNPDQPENPVLLGNALLRFAQAQLAQGRVDRAVDYAREALDLGVLPGEGYFLGALVLSRAGHEEEARKAAERAVAEDPDLLRRRHRKAVRLDEAGRHAQAASLFQEILVATPDHVSTLFNLGRSLVLAGRPAEAIEPLARGLKIRDDAGARRWLDRARREASFGVVQGKAERWE is encoded by the coding sequence ATGGCGGATACTGCTCGAAGACGGGCGCCCTCCGAGGCGAGATCCCGCAACGTACTGGCCTTCGATGGCCGGGGCCTGCTGCTCGTCGCGCTCCTGGCCGTGGTGCCCTACCTGCTGCTGCCGCCCAACGGGTTTCATTCCGACGCGCGAAAAGTCGTCCCCGCCAACGAGGTGGTCCAGGAAGGCGCGCTGGCCGAGATCTTCACCACCGACTTCTGGGGCCTCCCGATGGACGCCCCTTACGCCACCCGTTCCTATCGGCCCCTGGTCAGCCTGAGCTACGCTCTGACCGTACGCGTCTTCGGCAACAGTCCGAGGCCCTTTCACCTGGTCGACATGGGGTTGCACGCCGGGGTGAGCGTGCTGGTCGCCCTGCTGATCGGTCTGATCGGAGGCGCGCGGCGCTGGGCGATTCCGCTGGCCGTGGTCTATGCGGTCCATCCGGTGCTCTCCGAAGCCGTCTGCTCGTTCGTGGGCCGGGCGGACATCATGGCGGCGGCGGGGATCCTCGGCGCTCTGCTCCTGCACCACAAGGCCCTGGGACATCCCCGACGCTGGTGGCTGGAGACGGCGGCCGCCGCGTGCCTGGCGGCGGCGCTGCTGTCCAAGGAATACGCCGTCGCGGCTCCCTTCATGCTTCTCGTCGCCGATCTCGCGCGCCTGTCCCGGGGTTCGACGAGCGCGGAGCTGCGTGGCCAGATGCGTACGGCGTGGATCGTCGCTTTCGGGATCCTGGGGGCCTACCTGGGACTGCGTTACACCCTGGCCGGAGCCCTGGGGGGGGTTCCCATGATCGGGGCGGGAGACATGCCCCTCTACGACAAGTCGCTGGCGGTGCGCTGGTCCACCGCCGCGTGGCTGCTGATCCCGGCGTTGCGATTGATGCTCCTGCCCTGGAGCCTGAACTACTTCTACGGTAAGGGCACCCTGCCCCTGGCCGAGGGTTTCGGCGATCCGAAAGCACTGGCCGGCGTGGCTCTGGTGGTGGTGGCCGGGTGGCTGGCCTTCCGGGCCGCGCGGCACGAGAAAACGCCGGCCCCGGCGCTGGCCGCGGCGCTGGTTTTCTTTCCCCTGGGGGTGACGCTCAACACGGTCAGCCTTTCCGGTGTGCTCTTCGCCGAGCGCTTCCTCTACCTGCCCCTGGCCGGAGTGCTGCTCGCCGCGGGCGTCGGGCTCGAGAGGGGGGTGATCACCGCCCGAGCGCGCAAGGGCGTGTTGTTTCTGCTGATGATCGTGGTGACCGTCTTCGCCGTGCGCACCACGGGACGGGTCCAGCAGTGGGCCAAGGTTTCCCGCCTGATCGAGGCCTCCCTGGCGAGCTACCCCGATTCCGCCAACGCCAACTTCGAAATGGGCCTGGTGCTGGCCAACCCGGGCAATCCGCAGCGGGACCTGGAGCGGGCGGTGGAGCATTTCCGTCACTCGCTGGCCATCGAAGATCGCCGACCCCAGGTGTGGACCAACTACGCCCGGGCCCTCGGAGAACTGGGTCGTTGGGACGAGGCGGTGGCAGCCCGTCGCAAGGCCATCGACCTTTCCCCGGGAGACGTGGAACCTCTCTGGCGCTGGCTCGGGGAAGCCGAGCTGAAGACCGGCCACCTGCAGCGCGCGATTCAGGCCTTCCGCCGGGCTCGGGAACTGAATCCCGACCAGCCGGAGAATCCCGTCCTGCTGGGGAACGCGTTGCTGCGGTTCGCCCAGGCGCAACTGGCACAAGGCCGCGTCGACCGGGCGGTGGACTACGCGCGCGAGGCCCTGGACCTGGGAGTGCTTCCCGGCGAGGGCTATTTCCTCGGGGCGTTGGTGCTGTCCCGCGCCGGACACGAAGAGGAAGCGCGGAAGGCCGCGGAGCGTGCCGTCGCGGAGGATCCCGACTTGCTGCGGCGGCGGCACCGCAAGGCGGTCCGGCTCGACGAGGCGGGGCGGCACGCCCAGGCGGCGTCGTTGTTCCAGGAGATCCTGGTGGCCACCCCCGACCATGTCAGCACCCTGTTCAATCTCGGTCGCAGCCTGGTGCTGGCGGGACGTCCCGCCGAGGCCATCGAGCCCCTCGCTCGCGGTCTGAAAATCAGAGACGATGCCGGTGCCCGGCGCTGGCTGGATCGGGCTCGCCGCGAGGCGAGTTTTGGAGTCGTTCAAGGAAAGGCCGAAAGATGGGAATGA